CCCTGAATTTGTGGAAACACTGGAAAATGCCGTACCGCGTCCAGTATCGCCAATCTACCCGCAAATTTCAGACCTGATGCAAATTGAGCTTTCCAGAGCCCTCGCAGGTGACATTTCACCTGAAGAAGCTGCAGAAAATATGGAACAAGCTATTACAGACGCACTAGCTGAATAATTCAACGGTGCAGGGGGATGTGGACGCTCTGTTCACATGCCCCTGTTCTTTCTTGAATGGACTCTGCTATAATGAAAGGGGTTTTCGGAAAAAACGGGAATCACCAAGTATATATTCAGATCGGCAGGCGATGACCATGGCTACAATCAAAGAAGTTGCAAAACGTACTGGTATGTCTCCCACGACCGTATCCAGAGTCATAAATAATCACCCTTATGTAGATGATAAGAAACGCAAAATTGTCCTGGAAGCAATGGATGAGCTGGGTTACGTACCGAACTCATCAGCACGCAGATTGCGGGGACAGAAGACGAATACAATCGCTGTCATTATTTCAAGAATCGTCAACCCATTCTTCAGTCATCTCGTGGATGCGATGGAAATGATTGCAGGTGAACGCGGCTACCAGCTGATTCTCTGCGATTCCAGGCTTGATAAAGAACGGGAACTTCGTCACCTTGAACTGTTGAAGGCAAAACAGGTGGACGGTGTCATTCTCGCTTCACTTCAAAATGACTGGGAAACGATTAAACCTTTCACCAAATACGGTCCGATTGTCATGTGTAACGAATACGACCGCAGAGCTGAGGTCCCGATGGTCCGATGCAATCAGCTTGAAGGCGGCTATATCGGGACACGTCACCTGATCGATAAAGGGCACACAAAGATTGCCTATGCAGGCGGCGCAGACCGGATTGAATTAACGAGGGACCGGTGGCACGGGTTCCAAAAAGCAATGGAGGAAAGTGGCTTAACGATCCCGCAGGAATGGACGTTTCCGAGTTTTTATGGCATTGAAGATGGAAAGAATATTTTCCACCGGATCTATGCGATGCAAGATGGCCCCACTGCAATTTTCGCAGGGGGAGACGAAGTGGCAGCAGGTATTATCAAAGAGGCCAAACGGTTTCATTGCCGTGTGCCGGACGATCTGGCAGTGGTCGGTTATGACGATCAGCCGTTGGCGAGCCTGATTGATCCTGGCATTACGACGATCCATCAGCCGATGCAACTCATGGGAACAAGGGCGATGGAAATCATGGTCGACATGATCAAAAACCAGCGCAACGTGACGTTTAGAGAAGATATTCTGCCATTGGAATTAGTGATCCGTCAGTCGACCTGACGGGTTGATTCTCAGGGATTTCCACTAGTTCTACTGAAAACGATATCATATATTAAAATAATGTTTGAGAGGTCAACAGAAGTATTTTCAGGCCGAAGGAGGAACAACCATGGGCAAAGATAAAAAGAAAAAATTCCAGCTGAATGAAAAACAACTGGGGTATATGATGGTCCTGCCTGCACTGATCCTGATCGCAGCGGTAACCCTGTGGCCCGTCGCCCAGTCGTTTTACAACAGTATGTTTGATTATCGTCTGAACGACCCGACCAGGAACCAGACGAATGTGAATTACCAGGTCGATTTAGAGGCCTATGTCAATAACTTTTTCTACTTGGAGCGGGATTTAGGGGATGCGGCGGAAAGCGTGACGGAACCTGAGTTTCAGACATCCATTGAAAACTCAATCGAGGAGATTCAGTCGGCTCACGCAGATCTCGTCGAACAGTTTCCGGATGCCTATGAAGAAGTGGATGAACTGTTAATGTCCTTTGAACCTGTAAGGGACTCGGATTTACGTTATCAGACGCTTGAAAATGATTTTGCAAGGGAATACCGCGATTTGATTGTGGATCTTCAAGATGAGATGGAAGGCTACCGTGATCAGCTCGAAGACGATGCGGCTGATGATTACCTGGCTGATGCCTCGTCTTCTCTCAGGCAGATGGAGCGTTCACTCATCGAACCAAACTTTATCGGTCTGTCGAATTACGGGAAGTACTTAACGGATGGCAGGATGTGGCAATCGTTATGGAATACAACGTTCTTTACCGTCATTTCCGTCTTTTTTGAATTAACCATCGGTCTTGCGGTGGCGCTGGTCATTAACCGTGCCTTCATCGGGCGGGGGGCAGTCCGTGCAGCCGTCCTGATTCCGTGGGCAATCCCGACAGCGGTCAGCGCGATGATGTGGAGTTACCTGTATGATGGGCAATTCGGTATCGTTGCCCACTATTTTGCACAGCTCGGACTCATATCGGATTCCTCGGTCCTCTTAAGTACAGGTTCCGGGGCCATGTTCTCGATTATCCTGGCTGACGTCTGGAAGACGATGCCGTATATGGCTTTGCTCCTGTTGGCCGGCCTGCAGACGATTTCCGAGTCACTCTATGAAGCGGCTGAAGTGGACGGTGCCGGGAAATTCCAGCAATTCGTCTACATTACCTTGCCGATGTTGAAATCAGCGATTCTGGTCGCCTTGTTGTTCAGAACACTGGACGCCTTCCGGGTGTTCGACTTGATTTATGTTCTGACTGGCGGTGGACCTGCCAACAGTACAGAGTCCATCTCGGTTTACGCCTATCAGGTGCTCTTTGCGCAACAGAACTTCGGTGAAGGTTCCGTCTTGTCCGTGATCGTCTTCGTCTCCATTGCCATCATCAGCATCATCTTTATCAAGCTGATTGGTTCGGAGCTGTTCGAAGGCAGAGTGAAAAAATAAAGGAGGTCTACCAACATGCGAAAAAAAGCAGGTGTCGGCTTTTATGTCTTTCTGAGCTTGTTCATCTTCGTGATCATGTTCCCATTTCTATGGGTCTTCCTGACATCGATCAAGCCGACTGGTGAATTATTTGGCGGTTTTAACTGGTTTACAGCCAATCCGACGATTGCATCTTATGAAAGTGCCATCACGACACGGCCATTGTTTCTCTATATCTGGAACAGTACGGTTGTATCCACACTGACAACGGTTCTCGCGATCAGCGTAGCCTCTTTGGCAGCCTATGCGCTGACGCGTCTGCCGATCAAATTTAAAGGAACGATTCTCGGGATTGTGCTCGCTGCGGCGATGTTTCCGCAGATTGCGATTATTTCCCCGATCTTTAACCTGATTCAGGGACTGGGCCTGCGTAACAGCTACATCGGCCTCGTCATTCCCTATATCACGATCAGCTTGCCGCTCGCGATTTGGATCTTGTCGACATTCTTCCAAAAGATTCCTTTTGAATTGGAAGAATCGGCAAAGCTCGACGGTGCAACGCCTTTTCAAACGTTCCGTAAGATCATCTTTCCACTGGCAGCCCCCGGGGTCTTCACCACCGCGATCCTGGTGTTTATCGCAGCCTGGAATGAATTCCTGTTTGCCCTGACGATCAACTCGGCTGACAGCTGGCGCACGATCCCGGTTGGTCTCAGTATGTATCAGTCACAGTACACGGTTCCGTGGGGTGACATTACCGCAGCAACGGTTATGGTGACCATTCCGATTGTGATTGTGGTTCTGATCTTCCAACGACGCATCGTGGCAGGTCTGACCAGTGGTTCAGTAAAAGAATAGACCGTATGAATCTGTACCCTCCCGGTTTTCCGGGAGGGTTTCTTCAGTTATAATCAGAAGAGATGTGACAGGAGAGGATGAATGAAGCCATGAGCAGAACCATTGCCCTGCATCGCGGACTGTTTGATCTTAGGGGTGCAGTACTTGAAAATGAACGGATTGTGGAATGGCTGATGGATCAGACTCAGAGTGAGACGGAGCCAGGGATGCTCGTGATCGGTCAGGTCGAGGCTATTCATGATGGTATGGAAGCGGCTTTTGTGGATATCGGATCCGGAAAACGCGCTTATTTGAATAAGACGGAATTAAAGAGCTGGCACCACCGTGAGGAGGGGCAGGAACCTGCCATCTCATCGCTGGTGACAAAAGGCGCTTACCTGCTCCTTGAGATCACCCGCGCAGGAACGGATACGAAAGGACCGAAAGTGACCGAGATGATTTCATTTCCAGGGAAATATTCGGTCTATCTGCCCTTCAGTTCCTACATTGCCGTCTCAAAGAAAATGTCATCGAACCGCACACGGGAGACCTGGCGGGAGTGGGGGAAAAAGGCGGTGTCGGAACCGGAAGGGATGATTATCCGCACCCATGCGGAAGGCGAAGCAAAAGAGACGATTGCCGAGGAAATCAAGCTGTTACAAGAAAAGTACCAAGAGGTGGAAACAGCCTTTCATCAGGGCGGTGGTAAAGCAGGCACTGTCTTGTTTGATCCGTCCAGGCTCCTGGCCAGAGTGGCGAGGGACTACCTCACAGCGGAAGATACACAGGTCCTCACCGATCATCATGACGATTACCGGTGGCTGAAAAGAGAGCGTCAAGTGATTCAGGAAGGGGCTGCCGTCAACTTTTCCAAACGAAGTCTGTCTGAAGTATTCGGCTTTGATCAGGCGATGCATCAGACCCTTCGCCCGTATGTATGGCTCCCGAATGGCGGATCGATTCTCATCGAGGCGACCGAAGCCATGACCGTGGTGGATGTGAACAGCGGCCGGTACACAGGGAAAGAGAACTTGCGGCAGACCGCTTACATCACGAACCTGGCAGCGGCGAAAGTCATAGCAAGAGAACTTCGGCTGAGGGACGTAAGCGGCATTGTTTTGATTGATTTCATTGATATGGAGGAAGACCAGCACCGCGAAGACGTTGTAAAGACGTTGAAAGAAGCCTGTAAAAAGGATCGGACGATGGTTCAGGTGGCCGGATTCACGTCCCTTGGCCTGGTGGAAATGACCCGTAAAAAGACCCGCGCATCGCTGCAGGAACGATTGCTGGATACGTGCGGCATCTGCCAAGGCAAAGGAGATGTGCCCGGCGAAGCAGAAAGGCTTTATCAATGCGGTGAGGCACTGATGAAAGCCGGTCTTGACGGTACCGAAGCGATCTGGCTGGAGGTGAACCCCTCGTTGCTCGAAGAAATCAATCATCGATTCGGTGACGTTCATGAAGCAGTGACGGGTGGATTAACCGCGGCCGTCTACGTGACGTCGGATGCCGGGGAACCTGCTTTTTCCATTCGCATGACCGCGGAAAATGAGGACGCGGTCAAAGAACGGATCGAACGGCAGGAAAAGCCGTGGATCAGACTGTAAAACGCAATTGACACGGCGGAATCCTTCGTGGTATGCTATCCTTTGTTAGTTGTTTGGATGCACCCAAAGAACTGCAACCGCACAGATCAGGTCAAGCAATTGGTAAGCACAGGGAGTGCACCTGTTATGGCGAGTCTGAGTATTAGAAGGAGGTGCGCATATGTACGCAATTATTGAAACTGGTGGTAAGCAAGTGAAAGTAACGGAAGGCCAGGAAGTTTACATCGAAAAAGTGGACGGAACCGTTGGTGACACTGTCACATTCGACCGTGTAATCTTTGTCGGTGGCGACGCGGCCAAAGTGGGATCCCCACTCGTGGATGGAGCAACAGTTACAGCCAAAGTTGAAAAGCAGGGACGCGCGAAGAAGCTGACTGTATTCAAGTATAAGGCGAAAAAGAACTACCGTCGTAAGCAGGGTCACCGTCAGCCTTACACAAAAGTAACGATTGATAAGATCAACGCGTAAAGGGAACCAGAGGCGATGATACAAGTTCATTTTGAACGTACATCCGTTGGGACCATTCACTCATTTACCATGGACGGTCACGCCGATTCCGGGCCTTATGGCTTCGATCTCGTCTGTGCCGGCGCATCTGCTGTCTCTTTTGGAGCAGTGAATGCCATTGCAGAAGTGGCAGGCGTTGATTTGAATGTAGACATGAGAGACAATGGCGGATTTCTACGCTGCGCTGTTCCTTCAGATCTTGAAGAGTCAGTCAGTGAAAAAGTCCAGATACTGCTTGAAGGATTACGGATTTCATTGAAAACAATGGAAGAGCAGTACAGCCGATTCATACACGTAACCGATGTAAACTGACAGGAGGTGAAGACCATGTTCTTGAAGTTGGATCTTCAGTATTTCGCCCAGAAAAAAGGGGTAGGTAGTACAAAAAACGGTCGTGACTCGATCTCCAAACGTCTTGGTACCAAGACTGGTGATGGACAGACTGTAACTGGCGGCTCAATTCTCGTCCGTCAGCGAGGAACGAAAATTTATCCAGGCGTCAACGTAGGGATCGGCGGAGACGACACGCTTTTTGCAAAAGCCGACGGCATTGTAAAATTCGAACGTGTTGGACGCAGCCGTAAGCGCGTCAGCGTATACCCTGTTGCCCAGGAAGCATAATTAATGCACTCTGAAGATCCTCATTCGTGAGGGTCTTTTTTGTATTGATTAGGATTGTTTAAACTGGCTAAAGGAATAAAGGATAAACGTAACTAAGGCTTTCGTGATTAAAGTTTGGCGAAAAGCCGCATTTTCTTTATAAAAGTTTACCTTCAAGAATAGGGGCGACAAAGGCCCTGCCCATGGCTGAAGTGACAAACCTGTCTTTCTGTTGGACTGGGTTCAGTTTAGCTGAACGCAGTCTGAACGGAAATATTTGGCCGATATTTCCTTCTGTAATCAAGCGGTGTACCCATAATAAGTTCCGATAATTGGAATATAACAAATGATATGGTATGATGAATGCATATAAAAAAGGAGGCGGAAGGGATGGATGTGACAATCGTCGGATATTGGGGTGCTTATCCTGCTGCAGACAGTGCGACCAGCTGTTATCTGATTGAAGAAGGAGAGACGCGCATTCTGCTCGACTGTGGCAGTGGCTGCGTTTCCCATTTACAGAAATTTATCGATTTGAATAAGCTCGATGCAGTCTTTATCAGCCATGAGCATGCAGACCACACGGCGGATCTGGGTGTTTTAGCCTATAGCAGGCTGATTGGCATGCAGTTGAACTACACGCATCATCCCATTGAATTTTTTGTTCATGAGACCGCGATGGCATGGGCAAACAGCTATCAAAAAGATCCCTATACGGACTTGAAGACCTACAGCGAAGAGAACAGACTGACTTACGGGAATCTGAGTCTGGAATTTTGCAAAGGGAAACATAAAGTGGACAGTTATGCGATGAAGATCACGTCAAACGTGACAGGCGGAACGCTCGTATACACAGCAGATACGTCATACAGTCCAGAGATTGAAACCTTCGCAGCCAAAAGTGATCTGCTGCTCGCTGAATGCAGCTTTTATGAAGGGCAAAACGGTGAGCTGTTCGGTCATATGACCAGTAAAGATTGCGGCATTCTCGCCAGAAAAAGCGAAACGAAAAAAATGATTCTGACCCATCTCCCGCACTTTGGAAACCATCCGGAACTGATCGCCGAGGCGAAAAAAGAATTCACCGGAGACATCATTCTGGCAAAGGACAACGACCAATATCAGATCTGAACAACCATTACATCCTGGCGAAAGCTGGGGTGTTTTTTTATTTTCTATTAAGAAGGCACTGTTAAGGTCTATTGATGATACATAGTTTGAGGGAGAGACAGGTAGCGACACTGCGGTAAGCGTCCGTCGGTAGCGACTGAAAACAACGAACTAAAACATAGCTATAAAGAATGATGATCGAAGGGGTTTATGTATGCTGAAGGATTGAACTGTAAGTGCAACTGAGGCTATCGTGATTGCTCTGATAAGAAGACCTGGATTTATTGAAGCTGTGAGGCGCTGTTAACGGTTTGAATGTTTGCCTTTACAAACTTTACACAGTTTTCACGATCACTTTACGTTCACTTTATATGTCCTTAACAATACATCGTTACACTTGGACTTGTAAGAGAAAGAAAACAAGTACTCAAAATGATGCGGGAGGAACTAAAACATGAAAAAGTATGCATTAACAGTGGTATTTGGCGCATTGCTTATGACAACAGCGTGCGGGAACAACGACGGTGACACAGCAGGTGCTGCCAACGACAACGGAAATAACAACGGTAACGGTAATGGTGAGGACGGTCCTGAAGGCTATCTGGAGATCAGAGGATCGGATACGATGGTGAACTTGGGACAGGCTTTTGCCGAAGAGTACATGGATTATAACGTAAAAGGTGACGTATCCGTTACCGGTGGCGGATCGGGTACAGGTGTAGCCGCGATGATCAATAACGAAGTGGATATCGCCCAGTCATCCCGCCCGATGACAGAGGATGAGATGGCTGAAGCTGAAGCCAATGGCGCGGAACCGCATGAATTCATCGTCGGTCAGGACGGTCTGGCAGTGGCAGTCCATAACGATAACCCGATTGATGATTTGACAGTCCAGCAGGTGAAAGATATCTTCACCGGCAAGATGACCGACTGGTCCGAAGTTGGCTGGGACGAAGGTGGCGAGATGTCCATCTACTCGAGACAATCCAATTCCGGCACGTACGTCTATTTTAACGAGAATGTGATGGATGGTGAGGATTTTGCATCAGGTGCCAAATTCATGCCGGGTTCTTCAGCCATTCGAGAAGCGATTGAGCAAGAGGAGAATGCGATTGGCTATATCGGAATAGGTTACATCGAAGGGATCGACGCTTTGAACATTGCAAACGACGAGGAAAGTGACTACGTGACACCGTTTGAAGAGTCCAATGTGGATGAAGGAACGTACCCGATTGCAAGACCGCTTTATTTCTATGTCAACGGTTCACCTGAAGGCATTATGCTGGACTACCTTGATTTCGTCATCAAGTCAGAGACAGCGGATGATGTCCGGTATGATACCGGTTTTTATCAAATCGGATCGCACAATCAGGAACAAAATCAACAAGCTTACGAAACGCTGGGTCTTGACTGGTAATGAAACCCCCGATCGAAAAAGAAGGGTCCAGCCCTTCTTTTTCGGTATGGTCAAGTCAGGATCATCAATCAGGGACTGGTAAGGAGGACATACACAATGGGATTGCCACTTGAGCAAGATAACGATGGGACCGAAAAGGATCTCAATGTCGTCACAAAAGAAAAATTGACACAACGATCATTCAAATCCAATGTGCTCGATTACGTAATGGAAAAAGTGTTTCTCGTTTTCGGGTTTATCGCGGTATTTGTATTATTCCTGATTTTATTTTTTCTGGTCAGGGAAGGCTCCGGTGCCTTACGGGAAGTAGGCATTGTTGAATACTTGACCGGCATCAGATGGTATCCCTCTTCTCCGCAGGAAGCGGGCTACGGGGCACTGCCGTTTATTATGAGTTCCGTCATGGTTACCCTGGGCGCGCTCATTATTGCGATTCCGTGGGGGATCTTTACAGCAATCTTTATTGCAGAAATTGCCCCGAGGCGTGTGAGAGAGATTTTAAAACCGGCGGTGGAGATCCTGGCGATTTTTCCGTCGGTGATCCTTGGGTTTATTGCACTGGTGATCTTGTCACCGATCATTGCGCATCTTTTTAATCTGTCCAATGGTCTCACGGCGCTGACCGCCTCGCTGATTTTGTCAGTCATGGCATTGCCGACGATTATCAGTATCGCAGAAGACTCGTTGAAAAGTGTCCCGAAAGATTACCGGGAAGCAGCTTATGCATTGGGTGCGTCCCGTTGGGAAACGATCAAAATGATCACAGCCCCCGCAGCAAAATCAGGTATTATGGCCGGTGTCATGCTCGGGTTTGGCCGGGCCGTCGGGGAGACGATGACGGTGCTCATGGCTGCAGGTAACGCCATTGACATGCCGCTCCGTGAATTTTTCGGCATCGTTGTACCGGACTTTCTGACATCTGTGCGGACATTGACAGCCAACATCGCCATTGAAGGGTCGGATGTGTCATGGGGAAGCCTCCATTACAGTTCGCTGTTTGTCCTTGCCCTTATCCTTTTTGTCATCACGTTCATTGTCAATATGGTCGCAGATTATCTGATCAATAAGCAAAGGAGGAAACTGGGCAATGAATAAGAAAAAAATGCGAACAGAGAAAATCTGGTTTTCCATCATGGGTTTTTTCGCAGCGATGACCGTTGTTGCCCTGGGACTCCTGTTGTTTTCGATCATCAGAGAAGGTGCATCGGTTTTAAGCTGGTCCTTTATCACGGAAGCGCCGAGACGAAACATGACGGAAGGAGGCATCTGGCCTGCCCTCGTGGGAACGTTCTATGTGTCCTCGCTGACCGTTATGATCTCCGTGCCTGTTGGAATCGGTGCGGCGATTTATCTGAACGAATATGCCTCGCAAGGGCCCATTGTCCGCTTGATCCGGTTGAGTATCCGGAATCTGGCCGGGGTTCCTTCGATTGTCTATGGTCTGTTTGGACTCGGGATCTTCGCCAGTTTTCTGCAAATCGGGGTCGGTTTGATCACGGCCGCCATCACTCTGGCGATTATGGTGTTACCGTGGGTCATTACTGCTTCTGAAGAAGCCCTGAAGGCAGTCCCCACCTCGTTTCGCGAGGGCGGTCTGGCACTGGGAGCGACGAAATGGCAGACGATCCGGCAGCTCGTTTTACCATCTGCAATTCCCGGAATGATGACCGGTTCCATTTTAGGGCTTGCGCGCGCTGCAGGAGAGACGGCACCGATTATCTTAACGGGTGCCGCGTATTACTCAAGGAATTTGCCGACGGAACTGACAGACAGCTTTATGGCACTGCCATATCATTTGTATATTCTGGCAACGCAGCATGCGCAGGCGAGTGCAGTGAGACCGATAGCGTATGGCACAGCGCTTGTTCTGATCATACTGGTCATTCTGTTGAACCTGACTGCGATCATCATCCGTAACCGGTTCAGACGACGCAACGAAGCGTTATAATCGTGGCTTGATGACAGACAGTTGATGAAATCAACAAGAAACAATTCCGGCGTCATACAATTAACTATCAGGGGGTATTAAAGATGGTATTATCACATTCAGTCATGGAAAAAGAAGCGAAGGTCACTGAAGAAAAGCAGGAAAATCGTGCAGAGGTAATTTTCGAAGCGAAGGGATTAAATCTCTGGTACGGGAACGATCAGGCACTTCAAGGGATCGATCTGGCCATCCCGAAAAACGGTGTCACAGCGATCATCGGTCCTTCAGGCTGCGGGAAATCCACGTTTCTGAAGACACTGAACCGTATGGTGGATCTGATTCCGATCGTCAAAACAACCGGTCAGGTGATTTATCATGAGACGGATATTTTTGATCCCTCCATCAATCTGGTGGAACTGCGTTCAGCCATCGGCATGGTGTTTCAAAAACCAAACCCGTTCCCGAAGTCCATTTTTGATAATATCGCTTTTGGTCCCCGGGTGCACGGCGTTAAAAATAAAGGAAAACTGAGAGAAATCGTCGAGGAGAGTCTGCGCGATTCCGGTTTGTGGGATGAAGTGAAGGATCGCCTGCATGAGTCGGCACTCGGTCTCTCAGGCGGACAGCAGCAGCGCCTCTGCATTGCCAGATGCCTGGCTGTGGAACCGGAAGTGATCCTGATGGATGAACCGACATCGGCACTCGATCCGAAATCAACTCTCAAGGTGGAGGAACTGATCGGCGAACTGAAGAAGAAGTATTCGATTGTGATCGTGACCCATAACATGCA
This Salisediminibacterium beveridgei DNA region includes the following protein-coding sequences:
- a CDS encoding LacI family DNA-binding transcriptional regulator; translated protein: MATIKEVAKRTGMSPTTVSRVINNHPYVDDKKRKIVLEAMDELGYVPNSSARRLRGQKTNTIAVIISRIVNPFFSHLVDAMEMIAGERGYQLILCDSRLDKERELRHLELLKAKQVDGVILASLQNDWETIKPFTKYGPIVMCNEYDRRAEVPMVRCNQLEGGYIGTRHLIDKGHTKIAYAGGADRIELTRDRWHGFQKAMEESGLTIPQEWTFPSFYGIEDGKNIFHRIYAMQDGPTAIFAGGDEVAAGIIKEAKRFHCRVPDDLAVVGYDDQPLASLIDPGITTIHQPMQLMGTRAMEIMVDMIKNQRNVTFREDILPLELVIRQST
- a CDS encoding carbohydrate ABC transporter permease; translation: MGKDKKKKFQLNEKQLGYMMVLPALILIAAVTLWPVAQSFYNSMFDYRLNDPTRNQTNVNYQVDLEAYVNNFFYLERDLGDAAESVTEPEFQTSIENSIEEIQSAHADLVEQFPDAYEEVDELLMSFEPVRDSDLRYQTLENDFAREYRDLIVDLQDEMEGYRDQLEDDAADDYLADASSSLRQMERSLIEPNFIGLSNYGKYLTDGRMWQSLWNTTFFTVISVFFELTIGLAVALVINRAFIGRGAVRAAVLIPWAIPTAVSAMMWSYLYDGQFGIVAHYFAQLGLISDSSVLLSTGSGAMFSIILADVWKTMPYMALLLLAGLQTISESLYEAAEVDGAGKFQQFVYITLPMLKSAILVALLFRTLDAFRVFDLIYVLTGGGPANSTESISVYAYQVLFAQQNFGEGSVLSVIVFVSIAIISIIFIKLIGSELFEGRVKK
- a CDS encoding carbohydrate ABC transporter permease, with the protein product MRKKAGVGFYVFLSLFIFVIMFPFLWVFLTSIKPTGELFGGFNWFTANPTIASYESAITTRPLFLYIWNSTVVSTLTTVLAISVASLAAYALTRLPIKFKGTILGIVLAAAMFPQIAIISPIFNLIQGLGLRNSYIGLVIPYITISLPLAIWILSTFFQKIPFELEESAKLDGATPFQTFRKIIFPLAAPGVFTTAILVFIAAWNEFLFALTINSADSWRTIPVGLSMYQSQYTVPWGDITAATVMVTIPIVIVVLIFQRRIVAGLTSGSVKE
- a CDS encoding Rne/Rng family ribonuclease → MSRTIALHRGLFDLRGAVLENERIVEWLMDQTQSETEPGMLVIGQVEAIHDGMEAAFVDIGSGKRAYLNKTELKSWHHREEGQEPAISSLVTKGAYLLLEITRAGTDTKGPKVTEMISFPGKYSVYLPFSSYIAVSKKMSSNRTRETWREWGKKAVSEPEGMIIRTHAEGEAKETIAEEIKLLQEKYQEVETAFHQGGGKAGTVLFDPSRLLARVARDYLTAEDTQVLTDHHDDYRWLKRERQVIQEGAAVNFSKRSLSEVFGFDQAMHQTLRPYVWLPNGGSILIEATEAMTVVDVNSGRYTGKENLRQTAYITNLAAAKVIARELRLRDVSGIVLIDFIDMEEDQHREDVVKTLKEACKKDRTMVQVAGFTSLGLVEMTRKKTRASLQERLLDTCGICQGKGDVPGEAERLYQCGEALMKAGLDGTEAIWLEVNPSLLEEINHRFGDVHEAVTGGLTAAVYVTSDAGEPAFSIRMTAENEDAVKERIERQEKPWIRL
- the rplU gene encoding 50S ribosomal protein L21; translated protein: MYAIIETGGKQVKVTEGQEVYIEKVDGTVGDTVTFDRVIFVGGDAAKVGSPLVDGATVTAKVEKQGRAKKLTVFKYKAKKNYRRKQGHRQPYTKVTIDKINA
- a CDS encoding ribosomal-processing cysteine protease Prp — translated: MIQVHFERTSVGTIHSFTMDGHADSGPYGFDLVCAGASAVSFGAVNAIAEVAGVDLNVDMRDNGGFLRCAVPSDLEESVSEKVQILLEGLRISLKTMEEQYSRFIHVTDVN
- the rpmA gene encoding 50S ribosomal protein L27, giving the protein MFLKLDLQYFAQKKGVGSTKNGRDSISKRLGTKTGDGQTVTGGSILVRQRGTKIYPGVNVGIGGDDTLFAKADGIVKFERVGRSRKRVSVYPVAQEA
- a CDS encoding MBL fold metallo-hydrolase: MDVTIVGYWGAYPAADSATSCYLIEEGETRILLDCGSGCVSHLQKFIDLNKLDAVFISHEHADHTADLGVLAYSRLIGMQLNYTHHPIEFFVHETAMAWANSYQKDPYTDLKTYSEENRLTYGNLSLEFCKGKHKVDSYAMKITSNVTGGTLVYTADTSYSPEIETFAAKSDLLLAECSFYEGQNGELFGHMTSKDCGILARKSETKKMILTHLPHFGNHPELIAEAKKEFTGDIILAKDNDQYQI
- a CDS encoding PstS family phosphate ABC transporter substrate-binding protein, yielding MKKYALTVVFGALLMTTACGNNDGDTAGAANDNGNNNGNGNGEDGPEGYLEIRGSDTMVNLGQAFAEEYMDYNVKGDVSVTGGGSGTGVAAMINNEVDIAQSSRPMTEDEMAEAEANGAEPHEFIVGQDGLAVAVHNDNPIDDLTVQQVKDIFTGKMTDWSEVGWDEGGEMSIYSRQSNSGTYVYFNENVMDGEDFASGAKFMPGSSAIREAIEQEENAIGYIGIGYIEGIDALNIANDEESDYVTPFEESNVDEGTYPIARPLYFYVNGSPEGIMLDYLDFVIKSETADDVRYDTGFYQIGSHNQEQNQQAYETLGLDW
- the pstC gene encoding phosphate ABC transporter permease subunit PstC; this encodes MGLPLEQDNDGTEKDLNVVTKEKLTQRSFKSNVLDYVMEKVFLVFGFIAVFVLFLILFFLVREGSGALREVGIVEYLTGIRWYPSSPQEAGYGALPFIMSSVMVTLGALIIAIPWGIFTAIFIAEIAPRRVREILKPAVEILAIFPSVILGFIALVILSPIIAHLFNLSNGLTALTASLILSVMALPTIISIAEDSLKSVPKDYREAAYALGASRWETIKMITAPAAKSGIMAGVMLGFGRAVGETMTVLMAAGNAIDMPLREFFGIVVPDFLTSVRTLTANIAIEGSDVSWGSLHYSSLFVLALILFVITFIVNMVADYLINKQRRKLGNE
- the pstA gene encoding phosphate ABC transporter permease PstA; the protein is MNKKKMRTEKIWFSIMGFFAAMTVVALGLLLFSIIREGASVLSWSFITEAPRRNMTEGGIWPALVGTFYVSSLTVMISVPVGIGAAIYLNEYASQGPIVRLIRLSIRNLAGVPSIVYGLFGLGIFASFLQIGVGLITAAITLAIMVLPWVITASEEALKAVPTSFREGGLALGATKWQTIRQLVLPSAIPGMMTGSILGLARAAGETAPIILTGAAYYSRNLPTELTDSFMALPYHLYILATQHAQASAVRPIAYGTALVLIILVILLNLTAIIIRNRFRRRNEAL
- the pstB gene encoding phosphate ABC transporter ATP-binding protein PstB; this encodes MVLSHSVMEKEAKVTEEKQENRAEVIFEAKGLNLWYGNDQALQGIDLAIPKNGVTAIIGPSGCGKSTFLKTLNRMVDLIPIVKTTGQVIYHETDIFDPSINLVELRSAIGMVFQKPNPFPKSIFDNIAFGPRVHGVKNKGKLREIVEESLRDSGLWDEVKDRLHESALGLSGGQQQRLCIARCLAVEPEVILMDEPTSALDPKSTLKVEELIGELKKKYSIVIVTHNMQQAARISDKTAFFLNGEVVEFDDTDRIFSNPTDKRTEDYITGRFG